The following are from one region of the Actinomyces sp. oral taxon 897 genome:
- a CDS encoding phosphoribosylformylglycinamidine synthase subunit PurS yields MGRIVVEVMPKPEILDPQGKAVVGSLPRLGFDQFTAVRQGRRFELSVDGPVTPAHLEAARQAADKLLSNPIIEDVVSVHAEEA; encoded by the coding sequence ATGGGACGCATTGTCGTCGAGGTCATGCCCAAGCCCGAGATCCTGGACCCTCAGGGCAAGGCCGTCGTGGGCAGCCTGCCCCGCCTCGGGTTCGACCAGTTCACCGCCGTACGCCAGGGCCGCCGCTTTGAGCTGAGCGTGGACGGCCCGGTCACCCCGGCGCACCTGGAGGCCGCCCGCCAGGCCGCCGACAAGCTCCTGTCCAACCCGATCATTGAGGACGTCGTCTCCGTGCACGCCGAGGAGGCCTGA
- the purQ gene encoding phosphoribosylformylglycinamidine synthase subunit PurQ — translation MSTPAPTGARIGVVTFPGTLDDVDALRAVRLAGAEPVTLWHKDADLHGVDAVVVPGGFSYGDYLRCGAIARFAPVMDEVVAAARAGMPVLGICNGFQVLTEAHLLPGALIRNDHQRFVCTEQRLRVESVTTAWTGSFDQGEEVVVPMKNGEGNFIASPAELDRLEGEGLVVFRYLGSNPNGSARDIAGVRNRRGNVVGLMPHPEHAVEPGFGPDSPAGMRRGVDGLRLFQSVISCLVGA, via the coding sequence ATGAGCACCCCAGCGCCGACCGGCGCCCGCATTGGCGTGGTCACCTTCCCCGGCACCCTGGACGACGTCGACGCCCTGCGCGCGGTGCGCCTGGCCGGGGCCGAGCCGGTGACCCTGTGGCACAAGGACGCTGACCTCCACGGCGTGGACGCCGTCGTCGTCCCCGGGGGCTTCTCCTACGGCGACTACCTGCGCTGCGGGGCGATCGCCCGCTTCGCCCCCGTCATGGACGAGGTGGTGGCCGCCGCCAGGGCGGGTATGCCGGTGCTGGGCATCTGCAACGGCTTCCAGGTCCTCACCGAGGCCCACCTGCTGCCCGGGGCCCTCATCCGCAACGACCACCAGCGCTTTGTCTGCACCGAGCAGCGTCTGCGCGTGGAGTCCGTCACCACCGCCTGGACGGGGTCCTTTGACCAGGGTGAGGAGGTCGTCGTGCCCATGAAGAACGGCGAGGGGAACTTCATCGCCTCACCGGCCGAGCTCGACCGCCTCGAGGGCGAGGGCCTGGTGGTCTTCCGCTACCTGGGCTCCAACCCCAACGGCTCCGCCCGTGACATCGCCGGTGTGCGCAACCGGCGCGGCAACGTGGTGGGCCTCATGCCCCATCCCGAGCACGCTGTCGAGCCCGGGTTCGGCCCGGACAGCCCGGCGGGCATGCGCCGGGGCGTGGACGGCCTGCGCCTCTTCCAGTCCGTGATCAGCTGCCTCGTGGGCGCCTGA
- a CDS encoding glycosyltransferase, with translation MRTIDVAPLHLADLASHLDEVATRRLRDGVEAAHGLLDGRTVWTVTPNASAGSGPAEIVAPIVGYAIEQGIDARWLILDAPAEFLTISARLHAGIHGDRGDGGRLGEKQRDIYEHVLSSNAENVEGVRDGDVVILHDPPTAGLARFFKAAGATVVWRCHLGTQDAGEAGQHAWAFLDRYLEDTDLTVVSCEEYRPPFTEVERCAVIPPSINPDSPKNQVLGLDEAWSVARLSGVFAGEPPFEAVPFVREDGRPDAIRATADAAGQVTGVNLPVPLGSRVVTQVSRWDPLKGMEELVEVFAAHLADLPEDTHLLLVGPQPDPDREAQAQRVLEEVLEAVDLLPRSAARRVHVAAIPARDREVNAVTVNALQRVSTVVTQRSLVEAFGLTVAEAMWKKAPVVASAVGGIRDQVEDGLTGCLVDPGDGAAWASAVSSLLLFPERAGEMGQAAHESVRRSFLPDRHMLQLIDVLAQAIDIA, from the coding sequence ATGAGAACCATTGACGTCGCCCCCCTGCACCTGGCCGACCTCGCCTCGCACCTGGACGAGGTCGCCACCCGCCGCCTGCGTGACGGGGTCGAGGCCGCCCACGGCCTCCTTGACGGCCGTACCGTGTGGACCGTCACCCCCAACGCCTCCGCGGGCAGCGGCCCGGCGGAGATCGTCGCCCCCATTGTGGGATACGCCATTGAGCAGGGCATTGACGCCCGCTGGCTCATCCTGGACGCCCCCGCCGAGTTCCTCACCATCTCGGCCCGGCTCCACGCCGGCATCCACGGCGACCGCGGCGACGGCGGCCGGCTGGGGGAGAAGCAGCGCGACATCTACGAGCACGTCCTGAGCTCCAACGCCGAGAACGTCGAGGGGGTGCGCGACGGCGACGTCGTCATCCTCCACGACCCGCCCACGGCCGGCCTGGCGCGGTTCTTCAAGGCGGCCGGCGCCACCGTCGTGTGGCGCTGCCACCTGGGCACGCAGGACGCCGGCGAGGCCGGCCAGCACGCCTGGGCCTTCCTGGACCGCTACCTGGAGGACACCGACCTCACGGTCGTCTCCTGCGAGGAGTACCGCCCGCCCTTCACCGAGGTCGAGCGCTGCGCCGTCATCCCGCCGTCGATCAACCCCGACAGCCCCAAGAACCAGGTCCTGGGCCTGGACGAGGCCTGGTCGGTGGCCCGCCTCTCGGGGGTGTTCGCCGGTGAGCCGCCCTTTGAGGCGGTGCCCTTCGTGCGCGAGGACGGCCGTCCGGACGCCATCCGGGCCACCGCCGACGCCGCCGGTCAGGTCACCGGCGTCAACCTGCCGGTCCCGCTGGGCTCGCGCGTGGTCACCCAGGTCTCCCGCTGGGACCCGCTCAAGGGCATGGAGGAGCTCGTGGAGGTCTTCGCCGCCCACCTGGCCGACCTGCCCGAGGACACCCACCTGCTCCTGGTGGGCCCGCAGCCCGACCCGGACCGGGAGGCACAGGCGCAGCGGGTCCTGGAGGAGGTCCTGGAGGCGGTGGACCTCCTGCCCCGCTCAGCGGCCCGTCGCGTCCACGTGGCGGCCATCCCCGCGCGGGACCGGGAGGTCAACGCCGTGACGGTCAACGCCCTCCAGCGGGTGAGCACGGTGGTCACCCAGCGCTCCCTGGTGGAGGCCTTCGGCCTGACGGTGGCCGAGGCCATGTGGAAGAAGGCGCCCGTGGTGGCCTCGGCCGTGGGCGGTATCAGGGACCAGGTGGAGGACGGCCTCACCGGGTGCCTCGTGGATCCCGGCGACGGCGCCGCCTGGGCGTCCGCGGTCTCCAGCCTCCTGCTGTTCCCGGAGCGGGCTGGCGAGATGGGGCAGGCGGCCCACGAGTCGGTGCGCCGCTCCTTCCTGCCTGACCGCCACATGCTCCAGCTCATTGACGTCCTGGCCCAGGCCATCGACATCGCCTGA
- a CDS encoding NINE protein, translating into MGQNPYAPQPYDPSGASPYAPSAPQAGAPYAPSAQDPYAGQAYAGQAYAGQAYAAQPYAGQAVMYADPQYAVPKSKAAAAVLAFFLGWAGAHNFYQRQTGRAIGHLVMAVLAIALFVTALVMVANDPYIPNGSDKEFTVGLLTLGSLFVLGVNALWAFIEFIIVLVSDDGRLT; encoded by the coding sequence GTGGGCCAGAACCCCTACGCTCCCCAGCCCTACGACCCCTCGGGCGCCTCGCCCTACGCGCCCTCCGCACCGCAGGCGGGCGCCCCCTACGCGCCCTCGGCGCAGGATCCCTACGCGGGCCAGGCCTACGCGGGCCAGGCCTATGCTGGTCAGGCATACGCCGCCCAGCCCTACGCGGGCCAGGCCGTCATGTACGCCGACCCCCAGTACGCCGTGCCCAAGTCCAAGGCGGCCGCGGCCGTCCTGGCCTTCTTCCTGGGCTGGGCCGGGGCCCACAACTTCTACCAGAGGCAGACCGGCCGGGCGATCGGCCACCTCGTCATGGCGGTGCTGGCCATTGCCCTGTTCGTGACCGCCCTTGTCATGGTGGCGAATGACCCCTACATCCCGAATGGGAGTGACAAGGAGTTTACCGTCGGGCTCCTGACGCTCGGCTCCCTGTTTGTCTTGGGGGTCAACGCCCTGTGGGCTTTTATCGAGTTCATTATCGTCCTGGTGTCCGACGACGGCAGGCTCACCTGA
- a CDS encoding TM2 domain-containing protein encodes MSQDPFYQPNYPAQPGYAPQGYVPQPGYAPQPGYPAQPGYAPQGYVPQPGYAQPYLYPQNPNARSKSTAALLAFFLGWFGAHNFYRKQTAQAIGHIVLFAIGLILLIISIATYEPSYVVSPYSYPYSYSYVEDSITTTVPFIIAWIVYSVNGLWTFVEFIMILASKDGSLV; translated from the coding sequence ATGAGCCAGGATCCCTTCTACCAGCCCAACTATCCCGCCCAGCCGGGCTACGCGCCCCAGGGCTACGTCCCCCAGCCCGGGTACGCTCCTCAGCCCGGCTATCCCGCCCAGCCGGGCTACGCGCCCCAGGGCTACGTCCCCCAGCCCGGGTACGCGCAGCCCTACCTGTACCCGCAGAACCCGAACGCCAGGTCCAAGTCGACCGCGGCCCTCCTGGCCTTCTTCCTGGGCTGGTTCGGGGCCCACAACTTCTACCGGAAGCAGACCGCCCAGGCGATCGGGCACATTGTCCTCTTCGCCATCGGGCTCATCCTCCTTATTATCAGCATTGCCACCTACGAGCCCTCGTACGTCGTCAGCCCCTACTCGTACCCGTACTCGTACTCGTATGTTGAGGACAGCATCACGACGACCGTCCCCTTCATCATCGCCTGGATCGTCTACTCGGTCAACGGCCTCTGGACCTTTGTCGAGTTCATTATGATCCTCGCCTCCAAGGACGGCAGCCTCGTCTGA
- the purL gene encoding phosphoribosylformylglycinamidine synthase subunit PurL has product MAPTTQTTAVVPPDTVQDAAATPEREMPWKDLGLKQQEYEDIRRLLGRRPTAAELAMYSVMWSEHCSYKSSKIHLRQFADKTTPQMRAHLLVGMGQNAGVVDIGDGWAVTYKVESHNHPSYVEPYQGAATGVGGIVRDIISMGARPVAVMDQLRFGAPDHPDTARVVHGVVAGVGGYGNCLGLPNIGGETEFDPSYQGNPLVNALCVGVLRHEDIHLANASGAGNKVVLFGARTGGDGIGGASILASESFEDGVPAKRPSVQVGDPFMEKVLIECCLELFAAGLVLGIQDLGAAGISCATSELASNGDGGMHVDLEKVLLRDPSLSAGEILMSESQERMMAVVAPERLGEFMAVIDKWDVEASVIGEVNASGRLTIDHFGERIVDVDPRTVAHEGPTYERPYARPSWQDALNADTTDRLERPATAAALGEQVRAVVTSPNQASTTWVTSQYDRFVRGNTALSQPDDAGVVRVDEATCRGVAISTDANGRFTKLDPATGAAQALAESYRNVCTVGARPLAVSDCLNFGSPEDPDAMWQLVEAVTGLADACRAMGVPVTGGNVSLYNSHGAVKGLPDSSINPTPVVCVLGVMDDVRRANPSGWRQEGLAVVALGTTRAELDGSAWARVVHDHLGGMPPQVDLDAEAALGRVLTALSGASAPDGSPLLRAAHDCSDGGLIQTLVDACLRFGVGASVDLTGVESEEVDDFTALFSESGARAVVAVPEALLPAVQAAADAEDVAWARLGTTGGDLLVVTGTDLLADGGAGRPLVLDLAELRESVEATLPALFG; this is encoded by the coding sequence ATGGCGCCCACCACCCAGACCACTGCCGTCGTCCCCCCGGACACCGTCCAGGACGCCGCGGCCACCCCCGAGCGGGAGATGCCGTGGAAGGACCTGGGGCTCAAGCAGCAGGAGTACGAGGACATCAGGAGGCTCCTGGGGCGTCGTCCCACGGCCGCCGAGCTGGCCATGTACTCGGTCATGTGGTCTGAGCACTGCTCCTACAAGTCCTCCAAGATCCACCTGCGCCAGTTCGCGGACAAGACCACCCCCCAGATGCGCGCCCACCTGCTGGTGGGCATGGGGCAGAACGCCGGGGTGGTCGACATTGGCGACGGCTGGGCGGTGACCTACAAGGTCGAGTCCCACAACCACCCCAGCTACGTGGAGCCCTACCAGGGGGCCGCCACCGGCGTGGGCGGGATCGTGCGCGACATTATCTCCATGGGCGCCCGGCCCGTGGCCGTCATGGACCAGCTGCGCTTCGGCGCCCCCGACCACCCCGACACCGCCCGCGTGGTCCACGGCGTGGTGGCCGGGGTGGGCGGCTACGGCAACTGCCTGGGCCTGCCCAATATCGGCGGTGAGACCGAGTTCGACCCCTCCTACCAGGGCAACCCGCTGGTCAACGCCCTGTGCGTGGGCGTGCTGCGCCACGAGGACATCCACCTGGCCAACGCCAGCGGGGCGGGCAACAAGGTGGTGCTCTTCGGGGCGCGCACCGGCGGGGACGGCATCGGCGGGGCCTCCATCCTGGCCTCGGAGTCCTTCGAGGACGGCGTGCCCGCCAAGCGGCCATCCGTCCAGGTGGGCGACCCCTTTATGGAGAAGGTCCTCATTGAGTGCTGCCTGGAGCTCTTCGCCGCCGGGCTCGTCCTGGGCATCCAGGACCTGGGGGCCGCCGGCATCTCCTGCGCCACGTCCGAGCTGGCCTCCAACGGCGACGGCGGCATGCACGTGGACCTGGAGAAGGTCCTCCTGCGCGACCCCAGCCTGAGTGCCGGGGAGATCCTCATGAGCGAGTCCCAGGAGCGCATGATGGCCGTCGTCGCCCCCGAGAGGCTGGGGGAGTTCATGGCGGTGATCGACAAGTGGGACGTCGAGGCGAGCGTCATCGGGGAGGTCAACGCCTCAGGGCGGCTGACCATCGACCACTTCGGGGAGCGGATCGTGGACGTGGACCCGCGCACCGTGGCCCACGAGGGGCCCACCTACGAGCGCCCTTACGCCCGCCCCTCCTGGCAGGACGCCCTCAACGCCGACACCACCGACCGCCTGGAGCGTCCCGCCACCGCCGCGGCGCTCGGTGAGCAGGTGCGCGCCGTGGTCACCAGCCCCAACCAGGCCTCCACCACCTGGGTCACCAGCCAGTACGACCGGTTCGTGCGGGGCAACACCGCCCTGTCCCAGCCCGACGACGCCGGCGTGGTCCGCGTGGACGAGGCCACCTGCCGCGGGGTGGCCATCTCCACCGACGCCAACGGGCGCTTCACCAAGCTCGACCCCGCCACCGGGGCGGCCCAGGCCCTGGCCGAGTCCTACCGCAACGTGTGCACCGTGGGCGCCCGCCCCCTGGCGGTCTCCGACTGCCTCAACTTCGGCTCCCCGGAGGACCCCGACGCCATGTGGCAGCTGGTGGAGGCCGTCACCGGCCTGGCCGACGCCTGCCGGGCCATGGGCGTGCCCGTCACCGGCGGCAACGTCTCCCTGTACAACTCCCACGGGGCGGTCAAGGGCCTGCCCGACTCCTCCATCAACCCCACCCCGGTGGTGTGCGTCCTGGGGGTCATGGACGACGTGCGCCGCGCCAACCCCTCGGGCTGGCGCCAGGAGGGCCTGGCCGTCGTGGCGCTGGGGACCACGCGCGCGGAGCTGGACGGCTCGGCCTGGGCCCGCGTGGTCCACGACCACCTCGGTGGCATGCCCCCGCAGGTGGACCTGGACGCCGAGGCGGCCCTGGGGCGGGTACTCACGGCCCTGTCCGGGGCCAGCGCCCCGGACGGCTCCCCGCTCCTGCGCGCCGCCCACGACTGCTCCGACGGCGGGCTCATCCAGACCCTCGTGGACGCCTGCCTGCGCTTCGGGGTGGGGGCCAGCGTGGACCTCACCGGCGTGGAGTCCGAGGAGGTGGACGACTTCACCGCCCTGTTCTCCGAGTCCGGGGCGCGGGCGGTCGTGGCCGTCCCCGAGGCCCTGCTGCCCGCCGTCCAGGCGGCCGCCGACGCCGAGGACGTGGCCTGGGCCCGCCTGGGCACCACCGGGGGGGACCTGCTCGTGGTCACCGGCACCGACCTGCTGGCCGACGGAGGGGCCGGGCGCCCGCTGGTACTGGACCTGGCCGAGCTGCGCGAGAGCGTGGAGGCCACCCTGCCCGCGCTGTTCGGGTGA
- a CDS encoding nuclear transport factor 2 family protein: MSGAGGGQGGPDAVAPAGPDAGPSGESRVPARPRETLEAFFEAENGRDWEAYAGFLHPDVAWTVAGRTVAGREDYVRAVRAAYAGSDARFRVHQSIESADGRVVATLLVDSEGRRSLDVFELSGGVVVREWEFLLGAGPDWDGEAVPAA; encoded by the coding sequence GTGAGCGGTGCCGGGGGCGGCCAGGGCGGGCCCGATGCCGTCGCGCCTGCTGGGCCCGACGCCGGGCCCAGCGGGGAGAGCCGCGTCCCTGCGCGGCCGCGCGAGACCCTGGAGGCGTTCTTCGAGGCCGAGAACGGCAGGGACTGGGAGGCCTACGCGGGCTTCCTCCACCCGGACGTGGCGTGGACGGTTGCCGGGCGCACGGTCGCCGGGCGCGAGGACTACGTGCGCGCCGTGAGAGCGGCCTACGCCGGGTCCGACGCGCGCTTCCGCGTGCACCAGTCCATTGAGTCCGCGGACGGCCGGGTGGTCGCCACCCTGCTCGTCGACTCCGAGGGGCGCCGCTCCCTGGACGTCTTCGAGCTCTCCGGGGGAGTGGTCGTGCGCGAGTGGGAGTTCCTGCTCGGAGCCGGGCCGGACTGGGACGGCGAGGCCGTTCCGGCGGCGTGA
- a CDS encoding MerR family transcriptional regulator codes for MRIGDFAARAGLTARQVRHYSDVGLLPAARLGNGYRDYDPADVGRARRVHALIAVGLSCEQVLPLVGCLGSDEAAACPATRAALAAQLAAVEERIERLEAARRLLRERLDAPARSRP; via the coding sequence GTGAGGATCGGGGACTTTGCGGCCCGCGCCGGCCTGACGGCGCGCCAGGTCCGCCACTACAGCGACGTCGGCCTGCTGCCGGCGGCACGGCTGGGCAACGGCTACCGCGACTACGACCCGGCCGACGTGGGGCGGGCCCGCCGCGTGCACGCCCTCATCGCGGTGGGGCTGAGCTGTGAGCAGGTGCTGCCGCTGGTCGGCTGCCTGGGCAGCGACGAGGCCGCCGCCTGCCCGGCCACCAGGGCCGCCCTGGCCGCCCAGCTCGCCGCCGTCGAGGAGCGGATCGAGCGCCTGGAGGCCGCCCGCCGCCTCCTGCGTGAGCGGCTCGACGCGCCCGCGCGGTCACGCCCGTGA
- a CDS encoding MFS transporter translates to MRRVPALSFAVMLLVGTDTFLVAPLLPALSARFAVPPARAGWMVSAYAVGYCLTALVAGMAAFSVATAATGLAWSFTSMLGLRLAAGVAAAVASPQIWATIAQVMPRERVVPGMATATAGLTIAQLLGVPAGSLLAVRSTSDPFVVVGAGGALVTAALWRWFPAVPPHGGTVRTGLLAQYAALARTPRALGRFGAYLVFQVGNFAVLSFAATWFARDFHLDQAGIARAMIVLGAGNTVGALIGPRVVRRAGQGRALLGGSVCYLLIYAVVAASPTRWVGVALLAGAFTVGGVLFPVMMNLLQALTTSARGTVSALASVLMYAGSTLAGIVGGPLLAALPSFWGVSLLALATTSGALGLWAASGCLRAEPGGRG, encoded by the coding sequence ATGAGACGTGTTCCCGCACTGTCCTTCGCCGTCATGCTCCTGGTGGGGACGGACACCTTCCTGGTCGCCCCGCTGCTGCCCGCCCTGTCCGCGCGCTTCGCCGTCCCGCCCGCGCGCGCCGGCTGGATGGTCTCGGCCTACGCGGTCGGCTACTGCCTGACGGCCCTGGTGGCCGGGATGGCGGCGTTCTCGGTGGCCACCGCCGCGACCGGGCTGGCCTGGTCCTTCACCTCCATGCTGGGGCTGCGCCTGGCGGCCGGCGTCGCCGCCGCGGTCGCCTCCCCGCAGATCTGGGCCACGATCGCCCAGGTCATGCCCAGGGAGCGGGTCGTCCCGGGCATGGCGACGGCGACGGCGGGCCTGACCATCGCCCAGCTCCTGGGCGTGCCGGCCGGGAGCCTGCTGGCGGTGCGCTCGACCTCCGACCCGTTTGTCGTCGTCGGGGCCGGCGGCGCCCTGGTCACCGCGGCGCTGTGGCGGTGGTTCCCGGCTGTGCCCCCGCACGGCGGCACGGTGCGCACAGGGCTCCTGGCCCAGTACGCGGCCCTGGCCCGCACGCCGCGCGCCCTGGGGCGCTTCGGGGCCTACCTCGTGTTCCAGGTGGGCAACTTCGCCGTCCTGTCCTTTGCCGCCACCTGGTTCGCCCGCGACTTCCACCTGGACCAGGCCGGTATCGCCAGGGCCATGATCGTGCTCGGGGCCGGTAACACCGTCGGCGCCCTGATCGGGCCGCGGGTCGTGCGGCGAGCGGGCCAGGGGCGCGCCCTGCTGGGCGGCTCGGTCTGCTACCTCCTCATCTACGCGGTGGTCGCGGCCAGCCCGACCCGCTGGGTGGGCGTCGCCCTGCTCGCCGGGGCCTTCACCGTGGGCGGCGTGCTCTTCCCCGTCATGATGAACCTGCTCCAGGCCCTGACCACCTCGGCGCGCGGGACGGTCTCGGCGTTGGCCAGCGTGCTCATGTACGCCGGCTCGACCCTCGCGGGCATTGTCGGCGGCCCGCTGCTGGCGGCCCTGCCCTCCTTCTGGGGGGTGAGCCTGTTGGCGCTGGCGACCACCAGCGGCGCGCTCGGGCTGTGGGCGGCCTCGGGCTGCTTGCGGGCCGAGCCGGGCGGGAGGGGCTGA
- a CDS encoding type II toxin-antitoxin system PemK/MazF family toxin codes for MGVVARGEIWWADFSEPVGSEPEYLRPALIISSDRFNQSHISTVIVSAITSNMRLAAAPGNVELERGEGGVPKDCVVNVSQTLVVDRSRLVDPVGTLPAHLLARVDDGLRLVLGL; via the coding sequence GTGGGAGTGGTAGCCCGGGGCGAGATCTGGTGGGCCGACTTCAGCGAGCCGGTGGGCTCAGAACCCGAATACCTACGTCCAGCCCTCATTATCTCCTCCGACCGCTTTAACCAGTCACACATTTCCACGGTTATCGTTTCTGCGATCACCAGCAACATGCGCCTGGCCGCGGCACCGGGCAATGTCGAACTCGAGCGGGGAGAAGGAGGTGTGCCGAAGGACTGCGTCGTGAACGTGTCGCAGACGCTCGTCGTGGACCGTTCCAGGCTGGTCGACCCCGTTGGCACCCTGCCCGCCCACCTCCTGGCACGGGTCGATGACGGGCTGCGGCTGGTCCTGGGGCTCTGA
- a CDS encoding ribbon-helix-helix domain-containing protein yields the protein MKTAISVPDPLFHKAEQLARRLGWSRSQLYAQAVRELIARQGDDPVTAALNDLADEMGAETPPSAGRALIQAGAWEW from the coding sequence GTGAAGACCGCGATCTCCGTTCCCGACCCGCTTTTCCACAAGGCTGAACAGCTCGCACGCCGCCTGGGGTGGAGCAGGTCGCAGCTCTACGCTCAAGCGGTCCGTGAGCTCATTGCCCGTCAGGGTGACGACCCGGTGACCGCTGCGCTCAATGACCTGGCAGACGAGATGGGCGCCGAGACACCGCCCTCGGCCGGGCGCGCGCTCATCCAGGCAGGAGCGTGGGAGTGGTAG
- a CDS encoding DUF3152 domain-containing protein: MTASETTTPGDDRPAGQTDRRPWSWPRALLVLTVLLAVVALVGLSVRAWVGGDEDTQATVPADPGTTAQPQADAVGTPAPATADVAASAAPDPGTTPSPGPRTDDKGFAHSDVVGDGTWTLTDPVPPSQPGAATVYRYVLRVEGGTGVDGATAAATIQGVLNDDRGWRTVEGVSFEQVSDPDMADFTLSIASPPMVDTLCAPLQTISMWNCRNGDNVVLNSDRWSYGSPTFPDVDSYRIYVINHEVGHFLGHEHEFCAGPGLKSPTMAQQSRTREGGCTANGWPTQDNQAS; the protein is encoded by the coding sequence ATGACCGCCTCAGAGACGACTACCCCGGGCGACGACCGGCCGGCAGGGCAGACGGACCGTCGCCCCTGGTCCTGGCCCCGGGCGCTCCTCGTCCTTACGGTGCTCCTGGCCGTCGTCGCGCTCGTCGGCCTCAGCGTGCGCGCCTGGGTCGGAGGCGACGAGGACACCCAGGCCACCGTCCCCGCTGACCCCGGCACCACGGCGCAGCCCCAGGCGGACGCGGTCGGCACCCCGGCTCCCGCCACGGCCGACGTCGCGGCCTCCGCCGCACCCGACCCCGGGACCACGCCGAGCCCTGGCCCCCGGACCGACGACAAGGGATTCGCCCACAGTGACGTCGTCGGGGACGGGACCTGGACCCTCACCGACCCGGTACCACCCTCCCAACCGGGGGCCGCCACGGTCTACCGCTACGTTCTGCGGGTCGAGGGCGGCACCGGGGTGGACGGCGCGACGGCGGCCGCCACCATCCAGGGCGTCCTCAACGACGACCGCGGCTGGCGCACTGTGGAGGGGGTCTCCTTCGAGCAGGTCAGTGACCCCGACATGGCGGACTTCACCCTGTCTATTGCCTCCCCGCCAATGGTGGACACGCTGTGCGCCCCCCTGCAGACGATCAGCATGTGGAACTGCCGCAACGGCGACAACGTGGTCCTCAACTCCGACCGCTGGAGCTACGGGTCCCCCACCTTCCCGGACGTGGACTCCTACCGTATCTACGTCATTAACCACGAGGTCGGCCACTTCCTGGGCCACGAGCACGAGTTCTGCGCCGGGCCCGGCCTGAAGTCGCCCACCATGGCCCAGCAGAGCCGCACCCGTGAGGGAGGCTGCACGGCCAACGGCTGGCCCACCCAGGACAACCAGGCCTCCTGA